Proteins from a single region of Apis mellifera strain DH4 linkage group LG7, Amel_HAv3.1, whole genome shotgun sequence:
- the LOC411706 gene encoding phospholipase B1, membrane-associated isoform X3, producing MTRVMVNFQVGLCIFSQLCVLAASQRTFLDSPFNLLIWRAIRNYLFQIFENEERILPNLQKKIQLDVPFPCNVTGGRSSKIPNSVHRLRPGDIDVIAAIGDSLTAGSGIFAENLLELFVENRGVQANIGGKGTWRTYLTLPNILKEYNPNLIGYAFEDSLTSQQGSQLSIAEIGAMSKDLPFMAKYLVDKIRKDARIDIKKHWKLISIFIGHNDFCSEMCEVPSPWSIVENHKIQLIETLRILRDNLPRTFIAIQLPPHLKELVASQKGGNSFKCYVTTMVECSCLFALQFQNRRQEYYKVITRWQELEQEIADYPEFHRNDFTVVALPFLKNSTLPLNDNGRSDLSYLSTDCFHLNQKSNAQRMI from the exons ATGACACGAGTGATGGTCAATTTCCAAGTTGGTTTGTGTATTTTTTCGCAATTATGCGTGCTGGCGGCGTCTCAGAGGACCTTCCTAGACTCACCGTTCAATCTCCTTATATGGCGTGCAATTCGTAATTacctatttcaaattttcg AAAATGAGGAACGAATTTTAccgaatttgcaaaaaaaaattcagttgGACGTTCCATTCCCTTGCAACGTAACAG GCGGTAGATCTTCTAAAATTCCGAATTCGGTCCATCGTTTGAGGCCAGGTGACATAGATGTGATCGCGGCGATAGGGGATTCATTGACAGCCGGTTCCGGAATTTTTGCGGAAAATCTACTGGAATTGTTCGTGGAGAACAGAGGGGTGCAGGCGAACATCGGTGGTAAAGGGACTTGGCGGACGTATCTTACCCTTCCCAATATCCTCAAA GAATACAACCCCAACTTAATAGGTTACGCGTTTGAGGATTCTTTAACTTCTCAACAAGGTTCGCAGTTGAGCATTGCTGAGATCGGCGCCATGTCTAAAGATTTGCCTTTTATGGCGAAATATTTAGTCGATAAAATAAGGAAGGATGCtagaatagatataaaaaaacactGGAAg ttgatttcgatatttatcggGCACAATGATTTTTGTTCCGAAATGTGTGAAGTTCCCTCTCCGTGGTCCATTGtggaaaatcataaaatcCAATTAATCGAAACTCTTCGGATATTAAGAGACAATTTGCCAAGGACATTTATTGCCATTCAATTGCCGCCTCATTTAAAAGAACTCGTCGCTTCACAAAAAGGAGGAAACTCGTTTAAATGCTACGTAACGACAATGGTTGAATGCTCGTGCCTGTTTGCTTTGCAATTTCAAAATCGGAGGCaggaatattataaagtaataacaag ATGGCAAGAATTAGAGCAAGAAATTGCCGATTATCCAGAATTTCATAGAAATGATTTCACTGTAGTCGCTTTAccatttctcaaaaattcaaCGCTTCCATTGAATGACAATGGACGTTCTGATTTATCATACTTATCCACTGATTGCTTTCACTTAAACCAGAAAAGCAATGCACAAA GAatgatataa
- the LOC411706 gene encoding phospholipase B1, membrane-associated isoform X1, with product MTRVMVNFQVGLCIFSQLCVLAASQRTFLDSPFNLLIWRAIRNYLFQIFENEERILPNLQKKIQLDVPFPCNVTGGRSSKIPNSVHRLRPGDIDVIAAIGDSLTAGSGIFAENLLELFVENRGVQANIGGKGTWRTYLTLPNILKEYNPNLIGYAFEDSLTSQQGSQLSIAEIGAMSKDLPFMAKYLVDKIRKDARIDIKKHWKLISIFIGHNDFCSEMCEVPSPWSIVENHKIQLIETLRILRDNLPRTFIAIQLPPHLKELVASQKGGNSFKCYVTTMVECSCLFALQFQNRRQEYYKVITRWQELEQEIADYPEFHRNDFTVVALPFLKNSTLPLNDNGRSDLSYLSTDCFHLNQKSNAQIANNLWNSLLEPIGNKSTSWTPIFKRFLCPTPERPFLMTRENSK from the exons ATGACACGAGTGATGGTCAATTTCCAAGTTGGTTTGTGTATTTTTTCGCAATTATGCGTGCTGGCGGCGTCTCAGAGGACCTTCCTAGACTCACCGTTCAATCTCCTTATATGGCGTGCAATTCGTAATTacctatttcaaattttcg AAAATGAGGAACGAATTTTAccgaatttgcaaaaaaaaattcagttgGACGTTCCATTCCCTTGCAACGTAACAG GCGGTAGATCTTCTAAAATTCCGAATTCGGTCCATCGTTTGAGGCCAGGTGACATAGATGTGATCGCGGCGATAGGGGATTCATTGACAGCCGGTTCCGGAATTTTTGCGGAAAATCTACTGGAATTGTTCGTGGAGAACAGAGGGGTGCAGGCGAACATCGGTGGTAAAGGGACTTGGCGGACGTATCTTACCCTTCCCAATATCCTCAAA GAATACAACCCCAACTTAATAGGTTACGCGTTTGAGGATTCTTTAACTTCTCAACAAGGTTCGCAGTTGAGCATTGCTGAGATCGGCGCCATGTCTAAAGATTTGCCTTTTATGGCGAAATATTTAGTCGATAAAATAAGGAAGGATGCtagaatagatataaaaaaacactGGAAg ttgatttcgatatttatcggGCACAATGATTTTTGTTCCGAAATGTGTGAAGTTCCCTCTCCGTGGTCCATTGtggaaaatcataaaatcCAATTAATCGAAACTCTTCGGATATTAAGAGACAATTTGCCAAGGACATTTATTGCCATTCAATTGCCGCCTCATTTAAAAGAACTCGTCGCTTCACAAAAAGGAGGAAACTCGTTTAAATGCTACGTAACGACAATGGTTGAATGCTCGTGCCTGTTTGCTTTGCAATTTCAAAATCGGAGGCaggaatattataaagtaataacaag ATGGCAAGAATTAGAGCAAGAAATTGCCGATTATCCAGAATTTCATAGAAATGATTTCACTGTAGTCGCTTTAccatttctcaaaaattcaaCGCTTCCATTGAATGACAATGGACGTTCTGATTTATCATACTTATCCACTGATTGCTTTCACTTAAACCAGAAAAGCAATGCACAAA TTGCGAATAATTTATGGAACAGTTTGTTAGAACCCATTGGTAACAAATCTACCTCTTGGACAccgatatttaaaagatttttgtgTCCTACTCCTGAAAGACCATTCCTGATGACgcgtgaaaattcgaaataa
- the LOC411706 gene encoding phospholipase B1, membrane-associated isoform X2 produces the protein MTRVMVNFQVGLCIFSQLCVLAASQRTFLDSPFNLLIWRAIRNYLFQIFENEERILPNLQKKIQLDVPFPCNVTGGRSSKIPNSVHRLRPGDIDVIAAIGDSLTAGSGIFAENLLELFVENRGVQANIGGKGTWRTYLTLPNILKEYNPNLIGYAFEDSLTSQQGSQLSIAEIGAMSKDLPFMAKYLVDKIRKDARIDIKKHWKLISIFIGHNDFCSEMCEVPSPWSIVENHKIQLIETLRILRDNLPRTFIAIQLPPHLKELVASQKGGNSFKCYVTTMVECSCLFALQFQNRRQEYYKVITRWQELEQEIADYPEFHRNDFTVVALPFLKNSTLPLNDNGRSDLSYLSTDCFHLNQKSNAQTFQQKKKKLLLCFKLRIIYGTVC, from the exons ATGACACGAGTGATGGTCAATTTCCAAGTTGGTTTGTGTATTTTTTCGCAATTATGCGTGCTGGCGGCGTCTCAGAGGACCTTCCTAGACTCACCGTTCAATCTCCTTATATGGCGTGCAATTCGTAATTacctatttcaaattttcg AAAATGAGGAACGAATTTTAccgaatttgcaaaaaaaaattcagttgGACGTTCCATTCCCTTGCAACGTAACAG GCGGTAGATCTTCTAAAATTCCGAATTCGGTCCATCGTTTGAGGCCAGGTGACATAGATGTGATCGCGGCGATAGGGGATTCATTGACAGCCGGTTCCGGAATTTTTGCGGAAAATCTACTGGAATTGTTCGTGGAGAACAGAGGGGTGCAGGCGAACATCGGTGGTAAAGGGACTTGGCGGACGTATCTTACCCTTCCCAATATCCTCAAA GAATACAACCCCAACTTAATAGGTTACGCGTTTGAGGATTCTTTAACTTCTCAACAAGGTTCGCAGTTGAGCATTGCTGAGATCGGCGCCATGTCTAAAGATTTGCCTTTTATGGCGAAATATTTAGTCGATAAAATAAGGAAGGATGCtagaatagatataaaaaaacactGGAAg ttgatttcgatatttatcggGCACAATGATTTTTGTTCCGAAATGTGTGAAGTTCCCTCTCCGTGGTCCATTGtggaaaatcataaaatcCAATTAATCGAAACTCTTCGGATATTAAGAGACAATTTGCCAAGGACATTTATTGCCATTCAATTGCCGCCTCATTTAAAAGAACTCGTCGCTTCACAAAAAGGAGGAAACTCGTTTAAATGCTACGTAACGACAATGGTTGAATGCTCGTGCCTGTTTGCTTTGCAATTTCAAAATCGGAGGCaggaatattataaagtaataacaag ATGGCAAGAATTAGAGCAAGAAATTGCCGATTATCCAGAATTTCATAGAAATGATTTCACTGTAGTCGCTTTAccatttctcaaaaattcaaCGCTTCCATTGAATGACAATGGACGTTCTGATTTATCATACTTATCCACTGATTGCTTTCACTTAAACCAGAAAAGCAATGCACAAA CAttccaacaaaaaaaaaagaaattgttgttGTGTTTCAAGTTGCGAATAATTTATGGAACAGTTTGTTAG